From a single Bacillus pseudomycoides DSM 12442 genomic region:
- a CDS encoding RluA family pseudouridine synthase — MEMKRKGEWCEITVPAKWSGISIDSLLKEEWGVPKKLLHQLRMEKGIIVNGERKRWSEPLAEGDKLQVHMFIQEEYGVQPEFGDLEVIFEDDHVLIVNKPAHMDTHPSSKGGTGTLANLVAFHLQMQGVETKVRHIHRLDKDTTGGVVFAKHGIAGAIMDRLLMERNIKRTYLALVEGKVKKKQGIIDAAIGRDRHHATRRRVSLKGDQAVTHYRVEKYFKHQDVTLVTLQLETGKTHQIRVHMSHSGHPLIGDTLYGGQSTYMSSQALHAMRIAFLHPITKEEITVEVPLPSYLNNIMKSFQTSNK; from the coding sequence ATGGAAATGAAACGAAAGGGAGAATGGTGCGAAATTACGGTTCCTGCTAAATGGAGCGGTATCAGCATTGATTCTTTGTTAAAAGAAGAATGGGGCGTCCCAAAAAAACTATTACATCAACTTCGTATGGAAAAAGGTATCATCGTCAATGGAGAACGAAAACGATGGAGTGAACCTTTAGCAGAAGGAGATAAATTGCAAGTTCATATGTTTATCCAGGAAGAATATGGTGTCCAGCCGGAGTTCGGTGATTTAGAAGTGATATTTGAAGACGATCACGTATTAATTGTAAATAAACCTGCGCATATGGATACGCATCCTTCTAGCAAAGGTGGAACAGGAACACTTGCAAACCTTGTTGCTTTTCATTTACAAATGCAAGGTGTGGAGACGAAAGTACGGCATATTCATCGATTAGATAAAGATACAACGGGTGGCGTTGTATTTGCAAAGCATGGGATAGCTGGTGCTATTATGGATCGGTTATTAATGGAGCGTAACATTAAAAGAACGTATTTGGCATTGGTGGAAGGGAAAGTAAAAAAGAAGCAAGGGATAATTGACGCAGCGATTGGAAGAGATCGACATCATGCAACAAGACGCCGAGTTTCTTTAAAAGGCGATCAAGCGGTAACGCATTATCGGGTAGAGAAATATTTTAAGCATCAAGATGTAACGCTTGTAACGTTACAATTAGAGACAGGAAAAACACATCAAATTCGCGTTCATATGAGTCATAGTGGTCATCCACTAATTGGTGATACGTTATATGGTGGACAATCCACATATATGTCAAGTCAAGCCTTACATGCTATGCGGATTGCATTTTTACATCCAATTACAAAAGAAGAGATAACAGTAGAGGTTCCACTTCCTAGCTATTTAAATAACATCATGAAATCTTTCCAAACGTCGAACAAGTAA
- a CDS encoding DUF1648 domain-containing protein, translating into MVRYKYIMGIFFAGLLFTLFLYPNLPNYLAVHWNQNGEPNEYARKQVVVLFIPYLIVFFHGLLYIISRYVYKFNENDHYIVMRFKENVSLFLLFIHMFILAIGTGIDIPFQTGLIIGISAFLFMVSKGFKKGRKKEEEPIVLQKIRLFSQRIFQYMSLIILICLFLKLQWGLYLLIGVISCGSIAFMCCILYSYILENYET; encoded by the coding sequence TTGGTAAGATATAAATATATTATGGGTATATTTTTTGCTGGCCTTCTATTTACGTTGTTTCTATATCCAAATTTACCGAATTATCTAGCGGTGCACTGGAATCAGAATGGTGAACCAAATGAATATGCGAGGAAGCAAGTGGTGGTATTATTTATTCCTTATCTTATTGTTTTTTTTCATGGTCTGTTGTATATAATCTCACGTTACGTATATAAGTTTAATGAGAATGACCACTATATTGTGATGAGATTTAAAGAGAATGTATCGCTATTTTTATTATTTATTCATATGTTTATTCTTGCTATTGGCACTGGAATAGATATACCATTTCAAACGGGTCTTATAATAGGGATTAGCGCGTTTCTTTTTATGGTTAGTAAAGGATTTAAAAAAGGAAGAAAAAAAGAAGAGGAGCCGATTGTGTTACAGAAAATACGTTTGTTTAGTCAGCGTATTTTTCAATACATGTCGCTTATCATATTAATTTGTTTGTTTTTGAAACTACAATGGGGATTGTATCTACTAATCGGTGTGATTAGCTGTGGGTCTATTGCTTTTATGTGTTGTATTTTGTATTCATATATACTAGAAAATTATGAAACATAA
- a CDS encoding CAP domain-containing protein encodes MKKRVLLSVAAATAFTFGASTLSAEAATVQSSTIKVQNIQHSKVFMQHMNQQELQKYLQSMGINSLAQWNQVKFQQGNCFIPGQQPNVPTTPEVTKPETTKPVEQKPAEETAKPEAQKPAENNNNNNNNNTNNNTNNNEAQKPAENKPAEEAKGSLSEFEQRVVELTNAERAKQGLPALKVDAELSKVARAKSEDMQKNNYFDHNSPTYGSPFDMMKKFGISYKSAGENIAQGQRTPEEVVQAWMNSEGHRANILNSGYTHIGVGYVESGNYWTQQFITK; translated from the coding sequence ATGAAAAAGCGTGTTTTATTATCTGTAGCAGCAGCAACTGCATTTACATTCGGAGCATCTACTCTTAGTGCCGAGGCAGCAACGGTACAATCATCCACAATAAAGGTTCAGAATATTCAACATTCCAAAGTCTTTATGCAACATATGAATCAACAAGAATTACAAAAATACTTACAATCTATGGGAATTAACTCTCTAGCACAATGGAATCAAGTAAAATTCCAACAAGGGAACTGCTTCATTCCTGGTCAGCAACCAAACGTACCTACTACACCAGAGGTTACTAAACCAGAAACTACTAAACCGGTAGAACAAAAACCGGCTGAAGAAACAGCAAAACCAGAGGCTCAAAAGCCGGCTGAAAACAACAACAACAACAACAACAACAATACTAATAACAATACTAATAACAATGAAGCACAAAAACCGGCTGAAAATAAGCCAGCTGAAGAAGCAAAAGGCTCTTTAAGCGAATTTGAACAACGCGTTGTTGAATTAACAAATGCTGAGCGTGCAAAACAAGGCTTACCAGCATTAAAAGTTGACGCTGAATTAAGTAAAGTTGCACGTGCTAAATCTGAAGATATGCAAAAAAATAACTACTTCGATCATAATAGCCCAACATACGGATCTCCATTCGATATGATGAAGAAGTTCGGTATTTCTTATAAATCTGCAGGTGAAAACATCGCACAAGGCCAACGTACACCAGAAGAAGTTGTACAAGCTTGGATGAATAGTGAAGGTCACCGTGCAAATATTTTAAATAGCGGTTACACTCACATCGGTGTTGGTTATGTTGAAAGTGGAAACTACTGGACACAACAATTTATTACGAAGTAA
- a CDS encoding (Fe-S)-binding protein, translating to MTTLNKGQIQKAFKERLNEDELLNCMRCGFCLPTCPTYIQSGYKESHSPRGRIALMKGVVDGLIEPDEDIENTLNVCLGCRACEPVCPSGVNYGHLLEEARDIMNQNKKFSMPVKAVRKIVFEGLFPHQNRMRTLTGLIGFYQRSGLQTLTHKTGIMKLFPETLATMDLVLPKVPKMKEMKNRPEFLPAETTKKKRVAFFTGCLMDTMFLETNNATMKLLQLAGCDVVIPKEQNCCGALHGHAGEKSGAKELAKRNIQAFEDLKIDYIITNAGGCGAYLVDYDYLLKDDPKWAERAKQFVTKIKDITAILVELDFHKRTDLRLPPQIITYQDSCHLRNVMRTSSQPRMLLQAIQGVTYREMKEADRCCGSAGIYNIVHSELSMEFLDYKMERVHETDATIIVTANPGCLLQMKLGIEREKLSHKMRGIHIVDLLLEAIESNL from the coding sequence ATGACAACATTAAATAAGGGACAGATTCAAAAAGCATTTAAAGAACGCCTGAATGAAGATGAATTATTAAACTGTATGCGATGTGGATTTTGTTTACCAACTTGTCCTACCTATATTCAATCTGGATATAAAGAGTCTCATTCCCCGCGCGGTCGTATCGCTTTAATGAAGGGCGTTGTCGATGGATTAATTGAGCCGGATGAAGATATTGAAAATACATTAAATGTTTGCCTTGGGTGCCGCGCTTGTGAACCTGTTTGCCCATCTGGCGTAAATTACGGACATTTATTAGAAGAAGCACGCGATATTATGAATCAAAATAAAAAGTTCTCAATGCCCGTCAAAGCTGTTCGCAAAATTGTATTCGAAGGCTTATTCCCTCACCAAAATCGCATGCGAACATTAACAGGACTAATCGGTTTTTATCAACGCTCTGGCTTACAAACGTTAACACATAAAACAGGCATTATGAAGTTGTTCCCAGAAACACTCGCAACAATGGATCTCGTCTTACCAAAAGTACCTAAGATGAAAGAAATGAAAAATCGCCCTGAATTTTTACCAGCTGAAACAACAAAGAAAAAACGTGTTGCTTTCTTTACTGGCTGTTTAATGGATACAATGTTTTTGGAAACAAACAACGCTACGATGAAACTCCTTCAACTTGCTGGCTGTGATGTTGTGATTCCAAAAGAACAAAATTGCTGCGGAGCACTACATGGTCATGCCGGAGAAAAAAGTGGCGCAAAAGAGCTTGCAAAACGAAACATCCAAGCCTTTGAAGATTTAAAAATTGATTATATTATTACAAACGCCGGTGGTTGTGGCGCGTATCTCGTAGATTATGACTACTTATTAAAAGATGATCCAAAATGGGCAGAACGCGCAAAACAATTTGTTACGAAAATAAAAGATATCACTGCTATTTTAGTAGAATTAGATTTTCATAAACGAACTGATTTACGCCTTCCTCCGCAAATTATTACGTATCAAGACTCTTGTCACTTGCGTAATGTCATGCGGACATCTTCTCAACCTCGTATGCTCTTACAAGCAATTCAAGGTGTGACATATCGTGAAATGAAAGAAGCGGATCGTTGCTGTGGTTCTGCTGGTATTTATAATATTGTACATTCGGAATTATCCATGGAATTTTTAGATTACAAAATGGAACGTGTTCATGAAACCGATGCAACAATAATTGTCACTGCAAATCCAGGGTGCTTACTACAAATGAAACTCGGCATTGAACGTGAAAAGCTTTCTCATAAAATGAGAGGTATTCATATTGTAGATTTATTATTAGAAGCAATTGAATCAAACTTGTAA
- the glcD gene encoding glycolate oxidase subunit GlcD, which translates to MLEQHIIDSFVSIVGKDNVDTSNMGRLTYSYDATPNFQAMPDAVVAPRNTNEVAEILKVCNNHKVPVYVRGSGTNLCAGTCPLEGGVVLIFRHMNHILEIDEENLTITVQAGVITLDIIKAVEEKGLFYPPDPSSMKISTIGGNINENSGGLRGLKYGVTRDYVMGLEIVLPNGDIIRTGGKLAKDVAGYDLTRLFIGSEGTLGVVTEAILKLVPMPETKKTMLALYQDINEAARAVSAIIANKIIPATLEFLDQPTIEVVEEFAQIGLPTDVKAILLIEQDGSPEVVNRDIEKMAEVCRSMHAVDVRIAKDETEADALRTARRSALSALARLKPTTILEDATVPRSQIAPMVEAINAIAKKYDISICTFGHAGDGNLHPTCMTDARNAEEMHRAEQAFAEIFEKAIELGGTITGEHGVGAMKAPYLELKLGKEGIAAMKGIKQAFDPHNIMNPGKMFAKDSRKRVVVER; encoded by the coding sequence ATGTTAGAACAACATATTATTGATTCATTCGTATCCATTGTTGGCAAAGATAATGTAGATACGTCCAACATGGGACGTTTAACCTATAGCTACGATGCAACTCCAAATTTCCAAGCGATGCCCGATGCGGTTGTCGCACCACGCAACACGAACGAAGTAGCTGAAATATTAAAAGTATGTAACAATCATAAAGTTCCAGTTTACGTACGAGGCTCTGGAACAAACCTTTGCGCAGGAACATGTCCACTTGAAGGCGGAGTTGTTCTTATCTTCCGCCATATGAATCATATTTTAGAAATAGATGAAGAAAACTTAACAATTACCGTGCAAGCTGGTGTCATTACACTTGATATTATTAAAGCAGTGGAAGAAAAAGGGCTATTTTATCCACCAGATCCAAGCTCTATGAAGATTTCTACAATCGGTGGGAATATCAATGAAAATTCCGGTGGCTTACGGGGTTTAAAATACGGTGTAACACGAGATTATGTTATGGGCCTTGAGATTGTCTTGCCAAATGGTGATATCATTCGCACCGGTGGTAAATTAGCAAAAGATGTAGCTGGCTATGATTTAACTCGCCTATTCATCGGCTCTGAAGGCACACTTGGTGTTGTAACAGAAGCCATTTTAAAACTTGTTCCAATGCCTGAAACAAAGAAAACAATGCTTGCATTATATCAAGACATCAATGAAGCCGCTCGTGCTGTATCAGCAATTATTGCCAATAAAATTATTCCAGCAACACTTGAATTTTTAGATCAACCAACAATTGAAGTGGTAGAAGAATTTGCACAGATTGGTTTACCAACAGATGTAAAAGCAATTCTCCTAATCGAACAAGATGGCTCTCCTGAAGTTGTGAACCGCGATATTGAAAAAATGGCTGAAGTTTGCCGTTCTATGCATGCGGTTGATGTTCGTATTGCAAAGGATGAAACAGAAGCAGATGCACTCCGTACAGCGCGTCGCAGTGCGCTCTCTGCTCTAGCAAGACTGAAACCTACCACAATTTTAGAAGATGCTACTGTACCACGTTCTCAAATTGCTCCTATGGTTGAAGCAATTAATGCCATCGCTAAAAAATATGATATTTCTATTTGTACATTTGGGCATGCTGGTGATGGAAACTTACATCCAACATGTATGACCGATGCTCGTAATGCTGAAGAAATGCACCGTGCTGAACAAGCCTTTGCAGAAATTTTCGAAAAGGCAATTGAACTTGGTGGTACCATTACAGGTGAACATGGCGTTGGTGCCATGAAAGCTCCTTATTTAGAGTTGAAATTAGGAAAAGAAGGCATCGCTGCTATGAAAGGTATTAAGCAAGCTTTCGATCCACATAACATTATGAATCCTGGAAAAATGTTTGCCAAGGACTCTCGTAAAAGAGTGGTGGTAGAAAGATGA
- a CDS encoding CdaR family transcriptional regulator has product MLFPDLANKIVREVRRLITENIIIIDIQGTIIASTNPARIGQFHEGALRCAKEKKTVIITKEDERYLQGVKAGMNLPLLFHDEVIGVIGITGEPENISQYGEILRKMTELLIHENYFLEQLELEQRSYEAFVFDWLQSNDWSPSFLDRAKTLGIDLHKKKQLILFSFDQDDTMLQRKIWQHIRNLLAKEELFVRWGNDRFILFTTMEAKKRTFQFLKRLKHDCESLFPIILYIGIGQTVMPNEMHVSYEQALRALSVAFKTKGIIFNEDLRLEMCLQDITANTREEFLQRTIYHLLPATELMQTLRLFIDHNQSYKQTAELLHIHINTLHYRLKKIEDYTGLDPKQFKDLIILYFALLLLDNHTKKDSKNN; this is encoded by the coding sequence ATGCTTTTTCCCGATTTAGCAAACAAAATTGTCCGTGAAGTTCGAAGGCTAATTACTGAAAATATTATAATTATTGATATACAAGGCACAATTATCGCTAGCACAAATCCAGCACGAATTGGACAATTTCATGAAGGCGCCCTTCGCTGTGCGAAAGAAAAGAAAACTGTCATCATTACAAAAGAAGATGAACGATATTTACAAGGGGTAAAAGCAGGAATGAATCTGCCTCTCCTTTTCCATGATGAAGTAATTGGCGTTATTGGCATTACAGGTGAACCCGAAAACATTTCACAATACGGGGAAATATTACGAAAAATGACCGAATTATTAATTCATGAAAATTATTTTTTAGAACAACTAGAACTCGAGCAACGTTCCTATGAAGCTTTTGTTTTTGATTGGTTGCAAAGCAATGATTGGTCTCCTAGTTTTCTCGACCGTGCGAAAACACTCGGTATCGATTTACATAAGAAAAAACAACTTATTTTATTTTCATTTGATCAAGATGATACAATGCTACAACGGAAAATTTGGCAGCATATTCGTAACTTGTTAGCTAAAGAAGAACTATTTGTACGCTGGGGAAATGACCGTTTTATATTATTTACAACAATGGAAGCAAAGAAAAGAACTTTTCAATTTTTAAAGAGATTGAAACACGATTGTGAATCTTTATTTCCGATTATACTATATATTGGTATTGGACAAACAGTAATGCCAAATGAAATGCATGTATCATACGAACAAGCATTGCGTGCGCTTTCGGTTGCCTTTAAAACAAAAGGCATTATATTTAATGAAGATTTACGTTTAGAAATGTGTTTACAAGATATTACCGCTAACACTCGTGAAGAATTTCTTCAACGCACCATTTATCACTTGCTACCTGCAACTGAACTCATGCAAACACTACGCTTATTTATCGATCATAATCAATCCTATAAACAAACAGCAGAACTGTTACACATTCATATTAATACATTACATTACAGACTTAAAAAAATAGAAGATTATACAGGACTTGACCCAAAACAATTTAAAGATTTAATTATTTTATACTTTGCACTTCTTTTATTAGATAATCATACAAAAAAAGACAGCAAAAACAATTAA
- a CDS encoding YncE family protein, translating into MKKYFFLLCFLFLLAGCQGNSYTPIAKNKSIIITTNIKEGSVSFIDEKSKKTLTTWELKEPITGIVLLPSGEDMLVYGKQLEYAYIYSLTEGNEVNKWKTGKGITNVIVSNDGKQLFMADQNEQKVRFFTINGKETESVSVGKGPLTMVQNDKQLHVLNFYDTQLSTIDLDQKKVVHSFMVPPASTGAMVSADGKEIWIGGHGDGKQVNEKVLVYSLADGQMVRSLHAPFMPVSLAGDEKFVYALSHGSNTLRKFDARTYQEVGALEVGSNPFAFLKSGKEGYVASYDSNEVYVIDIQKMKVKQTIAVGKGPFQLTQREGRER; encoded by the coding sequence TTGAAGAAATACTTTTTTCTGCTATGTTTTTTGTTTCTGTTAGCAGGATGTCAGGGGAATTCATATACACCGATTGCTAAAAATAAAAGTATCATCATAACAACAAATATTAAAGAAGGTAGCGTTAGTTTTATTGATGAAAAGTCGAAAAAGACATTAACAACATGGGAATTAAAAGAACCTATTACAGGAATCGTGCTGCTGCCAAGTGGGGAAGACATGCTTGTATATGGTAAGCAGTTAGAATATGCATATATATACTCGTTAACAGAAGGAAACGAAGTGAACAAATGGAAAACGGGAAAAGGAATTACGAATGTCATCGTATCAAATGATGGAAAACAATTATTTATGGCTGATCAAAATGAACAAAAAGTACGATTCTTTACAATAAATGGAAAAGAGACAGAGAGTGTTTCGGTAGGGAAAGGCCCGCTAACAATGGTGCAGAATGATAAACAATTACATGTATTAAATTTTTATGATACACAGTTATCAACAATTGACTTAGACCAAAAGAAAGTTGTGCATTCATTTATGGTACCACCAGCATCAACAGGGGCAATGGTCAGCGCTGATGGAAAGGAAATATGGATTGGTGGACATGGAGATGGGAAGCAAGTGAATGAGAAAGTATTGGTTTATTCTTTAGCAGATGGACAGATGGTTCGCTCTTTACATGCACCATTTATGCCAGTTAGTCTTGCGGGAGATGAAAAATTCGTGTATGCATTAAGTCATGGATCGAATACATTAAGAAAATTTGATGCGCGAACATATCAAGAAGTAGGAGCTCTTGAGGTAGGATCTAATCCATTTGCTTTTTTGAAAAGTGGGAAAGAAGGTTATGTAGCTAGCTATGATAGTAATGAAGTGTATGTAATTGATATTCAGAAAATGAAAGTGAAACAAACGATTGCGGTTGGAAAGGGACCGTTTCAACTTACGCAGCGAGAAGGGAGAGAGAGATGA
- a CDS encoding response regulator transcription factor, with the protein MNKHKVLLVDDESDMRQLVGMYLDNFGYEWGEAENGKDALHMLDTDHYDFVILDIMMPQMDGISVCKEIRKTSDVPIIFLTAKGEEWNRVNGLRMGADDYIVKPFSPGELIARMEAVLRRYTKQEQQEEELQFGPIVINEKSRRIEIDGEPISLTVKEFDLLYFLCGHSGQVFSREQLLEKVWGYDYAGSTRTVDTHVKTMRLKLGESGNYIQTVWGVGYKFEV; encoded by the coding sequence ATGAACAAACATAAAGTATTACTTGTAGATGATGAAAGTGATATGAGACAGCTTGTTGGCATGTATTTAGATAATTTCGGATATGAATGGGGAGAAGCAGAGAACGGAAAAGATGCGCTTCATATGCTTGATACAGATCATTACGATTTTGTTATTTTAGATATTATGATGCCACAGATGGATGGAATTTCAGTCTGTAAAGAAATTCGAAAAACATCGGATGTACCAATTATTTTTTTAACAGCAAAAGGAGAAGAATGGAACCGCGTTAATGGTTTACGGATGGGAGCGGACGATTATATTGTAAAGCCATTTAGTCCAGGTGAGCTCATTGCTCGTATGGAAGCTGTATTAAGAAGATATACGAAGCAAGAACAACAAGAAGAAGAACTTCAATTTGGTCCAATCGTAATTAACGAAAAAAGTCGTCGAATTGAAATAGACGGAGAGCCTATTTCTCTTACTGTAAAAGAGTTTGATCTACTTTATTTTCTTTGCGGGCATAGTGGACAAGTGTTTAGTCGTGAGCAATTACTTGAAAAAGTATGGGGATATGATTACGCAGGAAGTACGAGAACGGTAGATACACATGTGAAAACGATGCGTTTAAAACTTGGAGAAAGTGGAAACTACATTCAAACAGTTTGGGGTGTAGGTTATAAATTTGAGGTGTAA